The following are encoded together in the Vanrija pseudolonga chromosome 7, complete sequence genome:
- the amyS gene encoding Alpha-amylase, with product MASDADRGRRGEDHKDNFTMIQFFEWYAPGGGKHWNHYKEEAPRLESMGITAAWIPPPTKGSNPDGTGYDIYDVWDLGEFDAKGGKATHWGTKEELIEAIKVAKDHGVITYIDAVLNHKAGADDKEEFLATMVDKNNRTKTVGDMHNIDGWTKFTFPGRGDKYSPFKWNYNHFTGVDFDAKTDTTAIYKIQGDGKTWAKDVDGENANYDYLMFADIDHAHPDVSADLFKWGDWILKETGAYGFRFDAVKHISREFIGDFVKHVRSAEGRQKAFCVGEFWKDSVPALSAYLDGLGTQFSVFDTPLQGNFKEAGDAKASYDLRKIFDNTLVQARPVDAVTLVDNHDTQVGQSLENWVPAWFKPLAYAFILLRPDGYPCVFYGDLYGCGGDNPQPPVAQLEDIIRARKLFAYGEQVDYWDHPNCVAWHRKGIDGHDGLVAVLCNGTEEGTKRVEVGKEHAGEKWTDLLGWHKGEVVIGDDGFAEFKSPAESISIWTKTDARGRDEFKKE from the exons ATGGCTTCTGACGCTgaccgcggccgtcgtggcgAGGACCACAAAG ACAACTTCACCATGATCCAGTTCTTCGA GTGGTACGCtccgggcggcggcaagcacTGGAACCACTACAAGGAGGAAGCTCCCCGCCTCGAGTCGATGGGCATTACGGCTGCCTGGATTCCTC CTCCTACCAAGGGCTCGAACCC AGACGGGACGGGCTACGACAT CTACGACGTCTGGGACCTCGGCGAGTTTGacgccaagggcggcaaggcaACCCACTGGGGtaccaaggaggagctcatcgaggccatcaaggtCGCCAAGGACCACGGCGTGATCACCTACATTGACGCAGTGCTCAACCacaaggccggcgccgatgaCAAGGAGGAGTTCCTCGCGACCATGGTCGACAAGAACAACCGTACCAAGACCGTTGGCGACATGCACAACATCGACGGCTGGACCAA GTTCACCTTCCCCGGCCGCGGTGACAAGTACTCGCCGTTCAAATGG AACTACAACCACTTCACCGGCGTCGACTTTGATGCCAAGACGGACACCACGGCCATCTACAAGATCCAGGGCGACGGCAAGACCTGGGCAaaggacgtcgacggcgagaacGCCAACTACGACTACCTCATGTTT GCTGACA TCGACCACGCTCACCCGGACGTCTCAGCCGACCTCTTCAAGTGGGGTGACTGGATTCTCAAGGAGACGGGCGCCTATGGCTTCCGCTTTGACGCCGTCAAGCACATTTCG CGCGAGTTTATTGGCGACTTTGTCAAGCACGTCCGATCCGCAGAGGGAAGACAGAAGGCGTTCTGTGTCGGCGAGTTCTGGAAGG ATTCAGTTCCTGCCCTCAGCGCCTATCTCGATGGCCTGGGCACCCAATTCTCCGTCTTCGACACGCCCCTCCAGGGCAACTTCAAGGAGGCCGGTGATGCCAAGGCGAGCTATGACCTCCGCAAGATCTTCGACAACACCCTGGTCCAGGCGCGCCCTGTGGACGCTGTCACGCTGGTCGACAACCACGACACGCAGGTCGGACAGTCGCTCGAGAACTGGGTGCCGGCGTGGTTCAAGCCCCTGGCGTACGCGTTCATCCTCCTGCGCCCCGATGGATACCCGTGCGTCTTCTACGGCGACCTGTACGGCTGTGGCGGCGACAACCCGCAGCCGCCCGTCGCTCAGCTCGAGGACATTatccgcgcgcgcaagctctTCGCGTacggcgagcaggtcgactACTGGGACCACCCCAACTGCGTCGCGTGGCACCGCAAGGGTATCGATGGCCATGATggtctcgtcgccgtgctctgCAACGGTACCGAGGAGGGCACGAAGCGCGTCGAAGTCGGCAaggagcacgccggcgagaaGTGGACTGACCTCCTCGGCTGGCACAAGGGTGAGGTGGTCATCGGTGACGACGGATTTGCCGAGTTCAAGTCGCCCGCCGAGAGCATCTCCATCTGGACCAAGACGGATGCGCGTGGCCGTGACGAGTTCAAGAAGGAGTAA
- the fitm2 gene encoding Fat storage-inducing transmembrane protein 2 produces the protein MAPSQRHPTFTTPVKHRRRSSTATSAEIASIVVRGRPSARRLSNLATPQRQAHRSFKERVLDRPQLAVGTLITLLFLLGTVFASYFDTALSTSLVHNVHNHAPERIAYFARKGNVLNQLFVKKAWAWTAGILLVHLWASPEPLSLSSRLSPQLKAGQDRTRGQRLAAVVLGSLAWIAFTSWFFGAGLGDRIIASTGGACAVPLPPGLDPGAVEHLLPAGYDTPIILHGAITHDKWGHANVRGHIHASSHGGAADARPARVYLPLPQAFCSHRLTLNPNTHPDLYSLLAEVGEGYTVPRPRWSGGFDVSGHAFLLTLGAVLLASELAPSWRELVSPRIGAERLGGIRGIAYRASTAAGTVLVGIWVFMLLMTAVYFHDPDEKLAGLALGLFTAAVINLLVPRTVLGPVIEFKVRGPQRRPSPRIVSDSDENAARREASVSTVSTGKSTSISIDTSVETIQSPVSAASDSGSVFITSPVSAASELPPNLLHAKSE, from the exons ATGGCAccgagccagcgccacccgACATTCACGACGCCGGTCAagcaccgccggcgctcgtcgacggccacgagcgccgagaTTGCCAGCATCGTCGTGCGCGGCCGGCCGTCCGCGCGCAGGCTGAGCAACCTCgccacgccgcagcgccagGCGCACCGCTCGTTCAAGGAGCGCGTGCTGGACCGGCCCCAGCTGGCCGTTGGCACGCTCATCACGCTGCTGTTCCT CCTCGGCACCGTCTTCGCGTCCTACTTTGACACGGCGCTCTCAACATCACTAGTGCACAATGTGCACAATCACGCGCCGGAGCGCATCGCCTACTTTGCGCGCAAGGGCAACGTCCTGAACCAGCTGTTTGTCAAGAAGGCGTGGGCGTGGACGGCCGGCATCCTCCTGGTCCACCTGTGGGCATCGCCCGAGCCGTTGTCGCTGAGCTCGCGGCTCAGCCCTCAGCTCAAGGCGGGCCAGGACCGGACGCGCGGGCAGCGCCTAGCGGCCGTCGTGCTGGGATCACTTGCGTGGATCGCATTCACGTCGTGGTTCTTCGGCGCTGGCCTTGGCGACCGTATCATTGCGAGTACGGGCGGAGCCTGTGCCGTCCCCCTGCCGCCTGGACTTGACCCCGGCGCGGTCGAACACCTCCTCCCGGCCGGTTACGACACCCCCATCATCCTCCACGGCGCGATCACCCACGACAAGTGGGGCCATGCCAATGTCCGCGGCCACATCCACGCCTCGAGCcatggcggcgcggcagacGCGCGTCCGGCCAGAGTGTACCTCCCCCTTCCGCAAGCGTTCTGCTCCCACCGCTTGACGCTTAACCCAAACACCCACCCTGACCTCtactcgctcctcgccgaggttggcgaaGGATACACTGTCCCCCGCCCACGATGGAGCGGCGGGTTCGACGTCTCGGGCCACGCCTTCCTGCTCACCCTCGGTGCCGTGTTGCTGgccagcgagctcgcgcccAGCTGGCGCGAGCTGGTGTCGCCCCGAATCGGTGCTGAACGGCTGGGAGGCATCCGAGGGATCGCCTACCGTGCCTCTACGGCCGCCGGTAcagtcctcgtcggcatctgGGTATTTATGCTACTCATGACGGCTGTCTACTTCCATGACCCAgacgagaagctcgccgGTCTTG CCCTCGGCCTCTTCACAGCGGCAGTCATCAACCTGCTCGTGCCCCGCACTGTGCTCGGCCCAGTCATCGAGTTCAAGGTGCGCGGGCCACAacgccgcccgtcgccacGCATCgtgtccgactcggacgagaatgccgcccggcgcgaggcgtcagtgtcgaccgtgtcgacgGGCAAGTCGACGAGCATCTCGATCGACACGTCGGTCGAGACGATCCAGAGCCCCGTCTCGGCAGCATCGGACAGCGGCTCAGTCTTCATCACGAGCCCCgtgagcgcggcctcggagCTCCCCCCTAATCTACTGCACGCAAAGTCTGAATAA
- the act2 gene encoding Actin-related protein 3, with translation MSRLPPLVIDNGTGYTKMGFAGNSEPSFVFPTVIATHQTSSGSSSSTAAAPRGGRAPPPVAGKPSHLASKRGIEDLDFYIGDEAVANSKTYSLHYPIRHGMIDNWDQMERFWEQSIFKYLRAEPEDHYVLLTEPPLNPPENRENTAEIMFESFNVAGLYIAVQAVLALAASWTSSKVAERTLTGVVIDSGDGVTHTIPVAEGYVIGSSIKHIPIAGRDITYFVQQLLRDRGESAQIPPEDQLRVAEKIKEDYTYVCQDIVKEFKKYDTDPYRYFARFAGEHSVTGRKYDLDVGYERFLAPEIFFNPEIYSSDFLTPLPEVVDTVIQTSPIDVRRGLYKNIVLSGGSTMFKDFGKRLQRDVKAIVDGRIAGSEERSGSLMKSSGVEVNVISHKRQRYAVWYGGSLMASTPEFYNVSHSRSDYEEYGPSLVRRFSVFGSATG, from the exons ATGTCGCGCCTCCCGCCCCTCGTCATCGACAATGGTACGGGTTACACCAAGATGGG CTTCGCAGGCAACTCGGAGCCCTCGTTCGTATTCCCCACCGTGATCGCGACCCACCagacgtcgagcggctcgagctcgtcaactgctgctgcgccccgcggcggtcgcgcccCTCCCCCTGTCGCCGGCAAGCCGAGCCATCTCGCCTCCAAGCGCGGCATTGAGGACCTCGACTTTTACATTGgtgacgaggcggtcgccAACTCGAA GACCTACTCCCTCCACTACCCCATCCGCCATGGTATGATCGACAACTGGGACCAGATGGAGCGCTTCTGGGAGCAGTCCATCTTCAAGTACCTCCGTGCTGAGCCAGAGGACCACTACGTGTTGCTT ACCGAGCCCCCTCTCAACCCTCCTGAGAACCGTGAGAACACTGCCGAGATCATGTTCGAGTCGTTCAACGTGGCCGGTCTGTACATTGCCGTGcaggccgtgctcgccctcgccgcctcaTGGACGTCGTCCAAGGTCGCGGAGCGCACACTGACCGGTGTCGTCATTGACTCTGGAGACGGTGTCACTC ACACCATCCCCGTTGCCGAGGGCTACGTTATCGGCTCTTCCATTAAACACATCCCCATTGCTGGTCGTGACATTACCTACTTtgtccagcagctcctccgTGACCGCGGAGAAAGCGCCCAGATCCCTCCTGAGGACCAGCTCCGCGTGGCCGAGAAGATCAAGGAGGACTACACCTATGTCTGCCAGGACATTGTCAAGGAGTTCAAAAAGTACGACACGGACCCGTACCGCTACTTCGCGCGCTTTGCCGGCGAGCACAGCGTGACTGGAAGG AAatacgacctcgacgtcggctACGAGCGTTTCCTTGCCCCCGAAATCTTCTTCAACCCCGAGATCTACTCGTCCGACTTCCTGACGCCTCTCCCCGAGGTTGTCGACACTGTTATCCAGACGTCGCCCATTGACGTGCGTCGTGGGCTGTACAAGAACATTGTGCTGTCTGGTGGTTCGACAATGTTCAAGGACTTTGGCAAGCGCCTGCAGCGTGACGTCAAGGCGATTGTCGACGGCCGTATTGCCGGCAGCGAAGAGCGCTCTGGCTCATTGATGAAGTCGTcgggcgtcgaggtcaacgTTATCAGCCACAAGAGGCAGCGCTACGCCGTGTGGTACGGTGGTTCGCTCATGGCATCCACGCCCGAGTTCTACAATGTGTCGCACTCGCGTTCCGACTACGAGGAGTATGGTCCCTCGCTGGTGCGCCGCTTCTCCGTGTTTGGCAGCGCTACGGGATAG
- the SPBC19F8.03c gene encoding ENTH domain-containing protein, whose protein sequence is MPKTGGHDYEKIVKLACKPKNAPPKAKYLDALIAATYSDDAPLHEITRALADRLRDNNPVIVFKALLTLHQMIRAGSTDVLLRHLASKSVLRLNTVTDQNFEGYRPPASLRAYAQYLDSRIRAFKDRKHDMVSLQNESNKRSTGLSASSKARHLRHLPVEKGLLREVAQIQTILDALIRCKFYDDDLRDENTVLAYRLLVKDLLVLFQAGNEGVCNILEHYFEMSKIDATESFEIYKSFISQTDKIVDYLAIARRLNNIVNVPVPNLKHAPTSLVKALEEYLNDPNFEQNRAEYKKSLGVVEGRKDSSSAATPAATVTRSEDKPAASSSSNAAASSSTSTAPAAQQKIQDFLDSIQPEAQPTIFGGPAAAPAGVNPLLLQQQQQLQQQQFQQQQLQQQQMAQFGMLQQPTQQYGFVGTMPLQAQMTGHNPFRQSTMFAQPTGFVQPQATGFPQQQQFTSPFLQPQTTGVIQPAPTGGFPHQPQRQSTFPLAAGQLASIGEASPFGQLQQQPTGFLQPQTTGGNPFRQNSISAGSTLNRQPTLSVQTNFAAGQGPTSAPLAQPAAPFAQQFTSTPSPVQDANGSRSTPQKATSLLQPQKTGSKNPFAPPGGIPAPAPPPQPKAPSMNELAQHQWNQQFAQAGGLTPAPPAGAAPAAPAAAPTADQWDPFAPVASTATKTNGASSAMSDIASAFAKPEAPPANDFMSQFGSLSVGGANGAISPGGLQPQSTGFLQPQRTGFGGSSVKPFKPTSNFGSTLMESLPPLSTEPSPISPNGTQPPAGLSALSPTGTGGSQGQALFAAFGGSGSTPTATTPGAGAPFAAAPGTITPQRTGFQPTSSFGQSLLSSQPQPAPLQAQNTGSNPFRASIQVGGSGAAAPGAGAFGAFPAAGPLGANSPFAGQNQPPPSAFQFQQPQRQQSSLF, encoded by the exons atGCCCAAGACAGGAGGACACGACTACGAGAAGATTGTCAAGCTGGCGTGCAAGCCGAAGAATGCTccgcccaaggccaag TATCTCGA CGCCCTCATCGCCGCGACCTACTCTGATGATGCGCCGCTTCACGAGATCACGCGGGCACTGGCAGACCGTCTCCGGGACAACAACCCTGTG ATCGTCTTCAAGGCGCTCCTCACGCTGCACCAGATGATCCGGGCCGGCTCGACCGACGTCCTCCTGCGCCACCTGGCCTCGAAGAGCGTGCTCCGGCTCAACACGGTCACGGACCAGAACTTTGAGG GCTACCGCCCACCCGCCAGCCTCCGGGCGTACGCGCAGTACCTCGACTCGCGGATTCGGGCGTTCAAGGATCGCAAGCACGACATGGTCAGCCTCCAGAACGAGAGCAACAAGCGGAGCACGGGTTTGAGCGCCAGCT CAAAGGCTCGCCACCTGCGGCACTTGCCTGTGGAGAAGGGCCTGTTGCGCGAAGTCGCGCAGATTCAGACGATTCTTGACGCGCTCATCCGGtgcaag ttctacgacgacgacctccgTGACGAGAACACGGTGCTCGCCTACCGCCTGCTTGTCAAGGACCTCCTTGTCCTCTTCCAGGCTGGCAACGAGGGTGTCTGCAACATTCTCGAGCATTACTTTGAGATGTCCAAGATCGACGCGACCGAGTCGTTTGAGATCTACAAGAGCTTCATCAGCCAGACCGACAAGATTGTCGACTACCTCGCCATCGCTCGCCGCCTGAACAACATTGTCAACGTCCCCGTGCCAAATCTCAAGCATGCTCCGACTTCGCTGGTCAAGGCACTTGAAGAGTACCTCAACGACCCCAACTTTGAGCAGAACCGTGCAGAGTACAAAAagtcgctcggcgtcgttgaggggaggaaggacagctcgtcggccgcaaCCCCTGCCGCCACTGTTACCCGGAGTGAGGACAAGCcggctgcgtcgtcgtcgtcgaatGCGGCAGCTTCCAGCTCGACCAGCACTGCCCCTGCCGCCCAGCAGAAGATCCAGGACTTCCTCGACTCGATCCAGCCCGAGGCGCAGCCCACGATCTTCGGCGGCCCTGCGGCCGCCCCAGCGGGTGTCAACCCGCTTctgctccagcagcagcagcagttgcagcaacagcaattccagcagcaacagttgcagcagcagcagatggCGCAGTTCGGCATGCTGCAGCAGCCCACCCAGCAGTATGGGTTCGTCGGTACCATGCCGCTCCAGGCGCAGATGACGGGCCACAACCCCTTCCGCCAGTCGACCATGTTTGCCCAGCCGACCGGCTTCGTGCAGCCCCAGGCCACTGGGTtccctcagcagcagcagttcACCTCGCCCTTCCTCCAGCCCCAGACCACAGGTGTCATCCAGCCGGCCCCGACCGGCGGCTTCCCTCACCAGCCCCAGAGACAGTCCACGTTCCCTCTGGCCGCTGGCCAGCTGGCATCCATCGGCGAGGCCTCGCCGTTTGGCCAGCTCCAACAGCAGCCGACTGGGTTCCTCCAGCCCCAGACGACTGGCGGCAACCCTTTCCGTCAGAACTCGATCAGCGCCGGCTCGACCCTCAACCGCCAGCCTACGTTATCTGTGCAGACAAACTTCGCCGCCGGCCAGGGCCCGACGAGCGCACCGCTGGCTCAGCCGGCAGCCCCGTTCGCGCAGCAGTTTACATCGACGCCTTCGCCGGTCCAAGATGCCAACGGCAGCCGCTCTACCCCACAGAAGGCGACCAGCCTGCTGCAGCCACAGAAGACAGGCTCGAAGAACCCCTTCGCCCCGCCTGGTGGCATTCCGGCTCCGGCTCCTCCCCCTCAGCCCAAGGCTCCGTCCATGAACGAGCTGGCCCAGCACCAGTGGAACCAGCAGTTTGCCCAGGCTGGTGGCCTTACACCGGCTCCCCCAGCAGGTGCCGCGCCTGCTGCcccggcggccgcgcccaCGGCCGACCAGTGGGACCCATTCGCACCCGTCGCGAGCACCGCCACAAAAACAAACGGCGCGTCCAGTGCCATGTCGGACATTGCCTCGGCATtcgccaagcccgaggcccCGCCAGCCAACGACTTCATGTCGCAGTTTGGCTCCCTCAGCGTCGGTGGTGCCAACGGCGCCATCTCGCCAGGGGGACTGCAGCCCCAGAGCACTGGCTTTCTTCAGCCCCAACGCACCGGGTTTGGCGGTAGTAGCGTGAAGCCGTTCAAGCCGACGTCCAACTTCGGCTCGACGCTCATGGAGTCTCTTCCGCCGCTGTCGACCGAGCCGTCGCCCATCTCACCGAACGGTACGCAGCCGCCGGCTGGTCTCTCAGCCCTGTCCCCGACGGGCACTGGCGGTTCGCAGGGCCAGGCCCTGTTCGCGGCGTTCGGCGGCTCGGGTAGCACACCGACCGCCACGACGCCTGGTGCTGGAGCTCCgttcgccgcggcgccgggcaccATCACTCCCCAGCGGACCGGCTTCCAGCCAACATCGTCGTTTGGCCAGAGCCTGCTCAGcagccagccccagcccgcgccgctgcaggCCCAGAACACGGGCTCAAACCCGTTCCGTGCGTCGATCCAGGTCGGCGGTtccggcgccgctgctcccgGAGCAGGTGCCTTTGGCGCCTTCCCCGCGGCTGGGCCGCTTGGTGCCAACTCGCCGTTCGCGGGTCAGAACCAGCCGCCTCCGAGCGCGTTCCAGTTCCAGCaaccgcagcggcagcagtCGAGCTTGTTCTAA